In Monodelphis domestica isolate mMonDom1 chromosome 3, mMonDom1.pri, whole genome shotgun sequence, the following proteins share a genomic window:
- the F2RL1 gene encoding proteinase-activated receptor 2: MGAWGTAGLLGCTTLLAAVVTCSASSANLLTPGVNSSKGRSFIGHKIPSKNISSSGNEGVSTVVGFSVDKFSAEILTGGLTTVFFPIVYAIVFIIGLPSNGMALWVFIFRTKKKHPAVIYMGNLALADLLSVIWFPLKISYHINGNNWIYGEALCKVSIGFFYGNMYCSILFMTCLSVQRYWVIMNPIVRSRKLSNIAIGVSIGIWLLILLVTIPLYVVKQTVYIPDLNITTCHDVLPENVLAGDMFNYFLSLAIGVFLFPACLTASVYILMIRTLHSSAMDDSGRKRRRAIKLIITVLAMYLICFTPSNTLLVVHYFLIRARRQSDVYALYLVALCLSALNSCIDPFVYYFVSKDFRDHAKNALLCRSVRTVNRMQVSLTSKKLSRKSSSYSSSSTSVKASY, from the coding sequence GAGTCAATAGCAGCAAAGGAAGAAGTTTTATTGGCCATAAAATCCCCTCAAAGAATATCTCATCCAGTGGGAATGAAGGAGTTTCCACGGTTGTAGGATTCTCTGTGGACAAGTTTTCTGCTGAAATTCTCACTGGAGGACTGACTACTGTCTTCTTTCCAATTGTCTATGCAATTGTGTTTATCATTGGCTTGCCAAGCAATGGCATGGCTCTGTGGGTCTTCATTTTCCGAACAAAAAAGAAACACCCTGCTGTGATTTACATGGGCAACTTAGCCTTGGCAGATCTCTTATCTGTAATCTGGTTTCCCTTGAAGATTTCCTATCATATAAATGGCAACAACTGGATTTATGGGGAAGCTTTGTGCAAGGTGTCAATTGGCTTTTTCTATGGCAATATGTACTGTTCCATTCTTTTCATGACTTGCCTCAGTGTGCAGAGATACTGGGTCATCATGAATCCCATTGTGCGCTCCAGGAAGTTGTCTAACATTGCAATAGGGGTTTCCATTGGAATTTGGCTGTTGATTCTGCTGGTGACCATTCCTCTGTATGTTGTGAAGCAAACTGTCTATATTCCAGACCTTAATATCACAACATGCCATGATGTTTTGCCTGAAAATGTGCTGGCGGGAGATATGTTCaattatttcctctctctggccaTTGGTGTCTTCTTGTTCCCTGCTTGTCTCACGGCCTCTGTCTATATCCTAATGATCCGAACACTCCATTCTTCTGCTATGGATGAttctggaaggaagagaaggagagccATCAAACTCATCATCACTGTACTGGCCATGTACCTGATCTGTTTCACACCCAGTAACACTTTGCTGGTGGTACATTATTTCCTGATTCGAGCCAGAAGACAGAGCGATGTCTATGCCTTGTACCTGgtagctctctgtctctctgcccttAATAGCTGTATTGATCCCTTTGTCTATTACTTTGTTTCTAAAGATTTTAGGGATCATGCCAAGAATGCTCTTCTTTGTCGAAGTGTTCGGACTGTGAATAGAATGCAAGTGTCCCTCACTTCCAAGAAATTATCTCGGAAATCTAGCTCCTACTCTTCTAGTTCAACGAGTGTTAAAGCATCTTATTGA